One Tenebrio molitor chromosome 2, icTenMoli1.1, whole genome shotgun sequence genomic region harbors:
- the LOC138124884 gene encoding putative gustatory receptor 28b encodes MCLQLVLILKVRFAILNKQLNHLVKYFSLHCTNTLHRRVIVREKFICFTKICTLHHLLSKSVRLFNEVFGVTLLLMFSVNFVAIVILFFYVTVQLQSNEVYWNYLLYTILTSINYVICSIVVCDVCYSTVEEANKSGELIHKIDTEDCDMIDAIEMFSLQITNSRVEFSAAGFFAINYALLFSIIGGVTTYIIILIQVSASLSKTEWNKLTLEVV; translated from the exons AACTAGTTTTAATACTAAAAGTCAGATTTGCCATTCTCAATAAACAACTCAATCACTTGGTTAAATACTTCAGTCTTCATTGCACAAATACACTTCACAGGAGAGTAATCGTTCGAGAAAAATTTATCtgtttcacaaaaatttgTACGCTTCACCATCTCCTATCAAAGTCGGTCAGACTATTCAACGAGGTCTTCGGTGTGACTTTATTGCTGATGTTTAGTGTTAACTTTGTTGCgattgtgattttatttttttatgtcacTGTTCAGTTACAATCTAATGAAGTGTATTGGAATTATTTGTTGTACACCATTCTGACATCTATAAATTATGTCATTTGTTCAATTGTGGTGTGTGATGTGTGCTATTCGACGGTTGAAGAG GCTAATAAATCGGGAGAACTAATTCACAAAATCGATACTGAAGATTGCGACATGATCGACGCCATTGAAATGTTTTCTTTGCAAATTACCAACAGTCGAGTAGAATTCAGCGCTGCTGGTTTTTTTGCGATAAATTACGCTTTGCTGTTTTCG atCATCGGGGGTGTCACTACGTACATCATCATATTGATACAAGTATCAGCTAGTCTTAGCAAAACAgaatggaataaattaaccctTGAGGTCGTCTAg